From a single Nitrogeniibacter mangrovi genomic region:
- a CDS encoding ribonuclease Z: MDTLLAPRLVNDVFGDPGLYVDVREARRALLFDLGELRPLWPRHLMRLSHVFVTHTHMDHFAGFDHLLRVILGRKPALVLTGGPGFIDAVAHKLAAYCWNVAHRYPVELRLEAREYDGADTLRRARFSSRHRFAREDDTPLPVTGGLLLDEPALRVRATVVDHGTPCLAYLIEEAARPRVDPARLAAAGYTRGAWLTELKQAVLRGMPDDTPIEMRWRDRDGDHSARQTVGLLRAQVLDLVPARRIGYVTDLCFTAANVAALEHLMPAPDQLYIEAVFRQRDADHAERKHHLTAHQAGTIARRLQAREVIPFHFSPRYADAPDALREEVRAAHTGQAP; the protein is encoded by the coding sequence ATGGACACCTTGCTCGCCCCCCGGCTGGTGAACGACGTCTTCGGCGACCCGGGTCTGTACGTGGACGTGCGCGAGGCGCGGCGCGCGCTGCTGTTCGACCTGGGCGAGCTGCGCCCGCTGTGGCCGCGCCATCTGATGCGCCTGTCGCATGTGTTCGTCACCCATACCCACATGGACCACTTCGCCGGCTTCGACCACCTGCTGCGCGTGATCCTCGGACGCAAGCCGGCCCTGGTGCTCACCGGCGGCCCCGGCTTCATCGACGCGGTCGCCCACAAGCTGGCCGCCTACTGCTGGAACGTGGCCCATCGCTACCCGGTGGAGCTGCGCCTGGAGGCACGCGAGTACGACGGCGCCGACACCCTGCGCCGGGCCCGCTTCTCCAGCCGGCACCGCTTCGCGCGCGAGGACGACACCCCGCTGCCCGTCACCGGCGGCCTGCTGCTCGACGAGCCCGCCCTGCGCGTGCGCGCCACGGTGGTGGACCACGGCACCCCCTGCCTGGCCTACCTGATCGAGGAAGCCGCCCGCCCGCGGGTCGACCCGGCCCGCCTCGCCGCGGCCGGCTACACCCGCGGCGCCTGGCTCACCGAGCTCAAGCAGGCGGTGCTGCGCGGCATGCCCGACGACACCCCCATCGAGATGCGCTGGCGCGACCGCGACGGCGATCACAGCGCGCGCCAGACCGTGGGCCTCCTGCGCGCCCAGGTGCTCGACCTCGTGCCGGCACGGCGCATCGGCTACGTGACCGACCTGTGCTTCACCGCCGCCAACGTCGCCGCCCTCGAACACCTCATGCCCGCGCCCGACCAGCTCTACATCGAGGCCGTGTTCCGTCAGCGCGACGCCGACCACGCCGAGCGCAAGCACCACCTCACCGCCCACCAGGCCGGCACCATCGCGCGCCGGCTGCAGGCCCGCGAGGTGATTCCCTTCCATTTCTCGCCGCGCTACGCCGACGCGCCCGACGCCTTGCGCGAGGAAGTGCGCGCCGCCCACACCGGCCAGGCTCCGTAG
- a CDS encoding SUF system Fe-S cluster assembly regulator — MLRLAKLTDYGMVMLTAMAREPRRHFATAALAAGAQVSHATAAKILKTLVRAGVLASMRGAHGGYALARPAEAISLAEVIEALEGPLGVTECAVRSGLCAQEASCAVRGNWLALDRVLRRTLEQTSLADMTRPPVLPVAPPPTTTGEHVT, encoded by the coding sequence ATGTTGCGACTGGCGAAACTGACCGACTACGGCATGGTGATGCTCACCGCCATGGCGCGCGAGCCGCGCCGCCACTTTGCCACCGCGGCCCTGGCCGCCGGCGCCCAGGTGAGCCACGCGACCGCGGCCAAGATCCTCAAGACCCTGGTGCGTGCCGGCGTGCTCGCGTCCATGCGCGGCGCCCACGGCGGCTACGCGCTGGCGCGGCCGGCCGAGGCGATCTCGCTGGCCGAGGTGATCGAGGCCCTCGAAGGTCCGCTGGGCGTGACCGAGTGCGCGGTGCGCTCGGGCCTGTGCGCGCAGGAGGCCTCGTGCGCGGTGCGCGGCAACTGGCTGGCGCTGGACCGCGTGCTGCGCCGGACCCTGGAGCAGACCAGCCTGGCCGACATGACGCGGCCGCCGGTCCTGCCCGTGGCGCCACCACCGACAACGACGGGAGAACACGTGACATGA
- the sufB gene encoding Fe-S cluster assembly protein SufB, translating to MSTRTTPQSVPQPSRDKAGRTQLDRLIGREYAHGFYSPLESDTVPVGLSEDVIRLISAKKNEPEFMLEWRLAAYRHWLTMREPQWATVTHPPIDYQAIAYYSAPKTKNDGPASLDEVDPELLRIYDKLGVPLAERELLAGVAVDAVFDSVSVATTFKDKLADLGIIFCSFSEAVQQHPDLVQKYLGTVVPYTDNFFATLNSAVFTDGSFCYVPAGVRCPMELSTYFRINAMNTGQFERTLIIAEPGAYVSYLEGCTAPMRDENQLHAAVVELIALEDAHIKYSTVQNWYPGDKDGRGGIYNFVTKRGECRGDRARISWTQVETGSAITWKYPSVILRGDDSVGEFHSVALTNHHQQADTGTKMIHVGRNTKSTIVSKGISAGHGSNAYRGLVRVAKSAENARNYTQCDSLLLGDTCAAHTFPYIEVKHPSAHVEHEASTSRIGEDQLFYCRNRGLSGEDAVSLIVSGFCKEVFRELPMEFAVEAQKLLGVSLEGSVG from the coding sequence ATGAGCACCCGAACGACCCCCCAATCCGTGCCGCAACCGAGCCGCGACAAGGCCGGGCGCACCCAGCTCGACCGCCTGATCGGGCGCGAATACGCCCATGGCTTCTATTCGCCGCTGGAATCCGACACCGTGCCCGTGGGCCTGTCCGAAGACGTGATCCGCCTGATCTCGGCCAAGAAGAACGAGCCCGAGTTCATGCTCGAGTGGCGTCTGGCGGCCTACCGCCACTGGCTCACGATGCGCGAGCCGCAGTGGGCCACGGTGACCCACCCGCCCATCGACTACCAGGCCATCGCCTATTACTCGGCGCCGAAAACCAAAAACGACGGCCCGGCCAGCCTCGACGAGGTCGACCCGGAGCTGCTGCGCATCTACGACAAGCTGGGCGTGCCCCTGGCCGAGCGCGAGCTGCTCGCCGGGGTGGCGGTGGACGCGGTGTTCGACAGCGTCTCGGTGGCCACCACCTTCAAGGACAAGCTCGCCGACCTGGGCATCATCTTCTGCTCGTTTTCCGAGGCGGTGCAGCAGCACCCGGACCTGGTGCAGAAGTATCTGGGCACGGTCGTGCCCTACACCGACAACTTCTTCGCCACGCTCAACTCGGCGGTGTTCACCGACGGCTCGTTCTGCTACGTGCCGGCCGGGGTGCGCTGCCCGATGGAACTGTCCACCTACTTTCGCATCAACGCCATGAACACCGGCCAGTTCGAGCGCACCCTGATCATCGCCGAGCCGGGGGCCTATGTGAGCTACCTGGAAGGGTGCACCGCGCCCATGCGCGACGAGAACCAGCTGCACGCCGCGGTGGTGGAGCTGATCGCGCTGGAAGACGCGCACATCAAGTATTCCACGGTGCAGAACTGGTACCCGGGCGACAAGGACGGGCGCGGCGGCATCTACAACTTCGTCACCAAGCGCGGCGAGTGCCGTGGCGACCGCGCCCGGATCTCGTGGACCCAGGTGGAGACCGGCTCGGCCATCACCTGGAAGTACCCCAGCGTGATCCTGCGCGGCGACGACTCGGTGGGCGAGTTCCACTCCGTGGCCCTGACCAACCACCATCAGCAGGCGGACACCGGCACCAAGATGATCCACGTGGGGCGCAACACGAAAAGCACCATCGTCTCCAAGGGCATTTCCGCCGGTCACGGCAGCAACGCCTATCGCGGCCTGGTGCGGGTGGCCAAGAGCGCCGAGAACGCGCGCAACTACACCCAGTGCGATTCGCTCCTGCTGGGCGACACCTGCGCGGCGCACACCTTTCCGTACATCGAGGTCAAGCACCCGAGCGCGCACGTGGAGCACGAGGCGAGCACCTCGCGCATCGGCGAAGACCAGCTCTTCTACTGCCGCAACCGCGGCCTGTCGGGCGAGGACGCGGTGTCGCTGATCGTGAGCGGCTTCTGCAAGGAGGTGTTCCGCGAGCTGCCCATGGAGTTCGCCGTCGAGGCGCAGAAGCTGCTGGGCGTGAGCCTGGAAGGGAGTGTCGGATGA
- the sufC gene encoding Fe-S cluster assembly ATPase SufC, translating into MLSITNLHVTVDGKPILKGLDLTVDAGEVHAIMGPNGSGKSTLAHVLAGREGYAVTDGTVTYDGRDLLALEPEERAREGVFLAFQYPVEIPGVANVNLLKAALNAQRRHRGEEELDAMDFLELVKDRLALMQMDEAMLYRAVNEGFSGGEKKRNEILQMAVLEPRLAILDETDSGLDIDALKVVAGGVNALRAPERAMLLVTHYQRLLDHIAPDRVHVLAGGRIVRSGGPELARELEARGYGWLDDTAAGADVAPRS; encoded by the coding sequence ATGTTGAGCATCACCAACCTGCACGTCACCGTCGACGGCAAGCCCATCCTCAAGGGGCTGGACCTGACCGTCGACGCCGGCGAAGTGCACGCCATCATGGGCCCCAACGGCTCGGGCAAGAGCACCCTCGCCCATGTACTGGCGGGGCGCGAGGGCTACGCGGTGACCGACGGCACGGTCACCTACGACGGCCGCGACCTGCTCGCGCTCGAACCCGAGGAACGGGCCCGCGAGGGCGTGTTTCTCGCCTTCCAGTACCCGGTCGAGATTCCCGGGGTGGCCAACGTGAACCTGCTCAAGGCGGCGCTCAACGCCCAGCGCCGGCACCGCGGCGAGGAGGAGCTGGACGCCATGGACTTTCTCGAGCTGGTCAAGGACCGTCTCGCGCTCATGCAGATGGACGAGGCCATGCTCTACCGGGCGGTGAACGAAGGCTTCTCCGGCGGCGAGAAGAAGCGCAACGAGATCCTGCAGATGGCCGTGCTCGAGCCGCGTCTGGCCATCCTCGACGAGACCGACTCGGGGCTCGACATCGACGCCCTCAAGGTGGTCGCCGGCGGGGTCAACGCGCTGCGCGCGCCGGAGCGCGCCATGTTGCTCGTGACCCACTATCAGCGCCTGCTCGATCACATCGCCCCCGACCGGGTGCATGTGCTCGCCGGCGGGCGCATCGTGCGTTCGGGCGGCCCCGAGCTGGCGCGCGAGCTGGAGGCGCGCGGCTACGGCTGGCTCGACGATACGGCGGCCGGCGCGGATGTCGCGCCGAGGAGCTGA
- the sufD gene encoding Fe-S cluster assembly protein SufD produces the protein MGAREHFLDQLEQRQAALPGTQLPWLRRARGAARRRFAELGLPTTRDEDWKYTRLTHLDAQPLELAGPARITPEAALLAPHLIAGCDRLVFVDGRLAPALSCLEAHAEDVVIEGLANALDTVPMRCAHWLRADADGVAHADGFTALAAAAWTDGAFIDLPAGHGLARPLQLLFVTTLSDATLCTRNRIRLGAGARARIVEHHVGLGTGACLNDTLTEIELADGAHLDHVKLQAEGPRATHIAALRVDQAAGSRLASTSIALGARLSRTGIATRLGGEGAQAGLNGLYLADGRRHVDHHTLVDHASPGATSRERYKGIVDGGGRAVFNGRVIVRADAQGSDAAQANHNLLLSEHAEVDTKPQLEIWADDVKCSHGATVGQLDADALHYLRSRGIGATAARALLIEAFAGDIVAGLEPPALRAHVDACVRERLPGAGGSS, from the coding sequence ATGGGCGCGCGCGAACACTTCCTCGACCAGCTCGAACAGCGCCAGGCCGCCCTGCCCGGCACCCAGCTGCCCTGGCTGCGCCGCGCGCGCGGGGCGGCGCGGCGCCGCTTCGCCGAGCTGGGCCTGCCGACGACGCGTGACGAGGACTGGAAATACACCCGCCTCACCCACCTCGACGCCCAACCGCTCGAGCTCGCCGGCCCGGCACGCATCACGCCCGAGGCGGCCCTGCTCGCGCCCCATCTGATCGCCGGCTGCGACCGCCTGGTGTTCGTGGACGGGCGCCTGGCCCCGGCGCTGTCGTGCCTGGAGGCGCATGCCGAGGATGTGGTCATCGAGGGTCTGGCGAACGCCCTCGACACGGTCCCCATGCGCTGCGCGCACTGGCTGCGGGCCGACGCCGACGGGGTGGCCCACGCGGACGGCTTCACCGCCCTGGCCGCCGCCGCGTGGACCGACGGCGCCTTCATCGACCTGCCGGCCGGGCACGGGCTGGCGCGGCCGCTGCAGCTGCTGTTCGTCACCACCCTCAGTGACGCCACCCTGTGCACCCGCAACCGGATCCGCCTGGGCGCCGGCGCGCGCGCCCGGATCGTCGAGCACCACGTGGGCCTGGGCACGGGCGCCTGCCTGAACGACACCCTCACCGAGATCGAGCTCGCCGACGGCGCACATCTCGACCACGTGAAACTGCAGGCGGAGGGGCCGCGCGCCACCCACATCGCGGCGCTGCGCGTCGACCAGGCCGCCGGCAGCCGGCTCGCGTCCACCTCGATCGCGCTCGGCGCCCGCCTGTCGCGCACCGGCATCGCCACCCGGCTGGGCGGCGAGGGCGCGCAGGCCGGGCTGAACGGGCTCTACCTGGCCGACGGGCGCCGCCATGTGGACCACCACACCCTGGTCGACCACGCCAGCCCCGGCGCCACCAGCCGCGAGCGCTACAAGGGCATCGTGGACGGCGGTGGCCGGGCGGTCTTCAACGGCCGCGTGATCGTGCGCGCCGACGCCCAGGGCAGCGACGCGGCACAGGCCAACCACAACCTGCTGCTCTCCGAGCACGCCGAGGTGGATACCAAACCGCAACTGGAGATCTGGGCCGACGACGTCAAGTGCAGCCACGGCGCCACCGTGGGCCAGCTCGATGCGGACGCCCTGCACTATCTGCGCAGCCGCGGCATCGGCGCGACGGCGGCGCGGGCCCTGTTGATCGAGGCCTTCGCCGGCGACATCGTCGCCGGGCTGGAGCCGCCGGCGCTGCGGGCCCATGTCGACGCCTGCGTGCGCGAGCGCCTGCCCGGCGCGGGAGGAAGCTCATGA
- the sufU gene encoding Fe-S cluster assembly sulfur transfer protein SufU gives MADLRGLYQELILDHGRRPRNFGPLPEANRDAEGVNPLCGDQLHLHLKVEDGRIVDLRFDGHGCAISTASASLMTQALKGRTVAEAEALFDAFHALMTGTPAPDAAPLGKLEVLAGVREFPTRIKCATLAWHTLAAALHGGDETVSTE, from the coding sequence ATGGCTGACCTGCGCGGGCTCTACCAGGAGCTGATCCTCGACCACGGCCGCCGGCCGCGCAACTTCGGGCCCCTGCCCGAAGCCAACCGCGATGCCGAAGGCGTCAATCCCCTGTGCGGCGACCAGCTCCACCTGCATCTGAAGGTGGAGGACGGGCGCATCGTCGACCTGCGATTCGATGGCCATGGCTGCGCCATCTCCACCGCCTCGGCCTCGCTCATGACCCAGGCCCTCAAGGGCCGGACGGTGGCCGAGGCCGAGGCCCTGTTCGACGCTTTTCACGCGCTCATGACCGGCACCCCGGCGCCCGACGCCGCGCCCCTGGGCAAGCTCGAGGTGCTCGCCGGGGTGCGCGAGTTCCCCACCCGCATCAAGTGCGCCACCCTCGCCTGGCACACCCTGGCCGCGGCGCTGCACGGCGGGGACGAGACCGTGAGCACCGAATGA